The region GTTCCTCGACGGCCTGCCCGAGCAGGCCGAACTCAGCGCCGGTCGGTGGCCGCAGCCGGGCGGCAGCCCGGTCCAGACCGCGCTCGCCGAACCGGTCGCCGAGATCCTGGGCGTGACCGTCGGCGACCGGATCCCGGTCACCGACCGGGTCACCGGTCGGGTCAGCGACCTCACCGTCGCCGGCATCTGGCACCCACGGGACCCGCAGGCCCCCTACTGGCGGCTCACGCCCGAGGTCACCGACGGGCATGTACCACAGTCGTCCACGTACGGGCCGCTGGTCGTGGACCGGGCCGACTTCGTCGCCCACTTCGCCACCAACGCCAGTGCCGCCTGGCTGGTCGAGCCGCAACTCGTCGGCGCGACCGTGGACCAGCTGAGCCGGCTCGCCGAGACCGTCGACCGGCTCACCACCGAACTGCCGCAAGCCGCCGGGCTCGGCACCTCCGGGCTGATGACCACCAGCCTCGACCGGTTGGCCGAACGACTCGAACGCGCCAACCTGGTCGGCCGATCCGCACTCGTCACCCCGATGCTCCTGGTCATCGTGCTCGGCGGGTACGCGCTGGTGCTGGTCGCCGTACTCCTGGTGGAGCAGCGCCGGGGCGAGAACTCGCTGCTGAGGGCCCGGGGCGCGGCCCGCAACCAGCTCGCCGGCCTGGCCGTACGGGAAGCCACGCTGATGGTCCTGCCGGCCGCCCTGCTCGCCCCGCTGCTGGCCACCGAGGGCCTGCGGCTGGCCGACCGGGTGCCGATGCTGGCGGCGGTGGGGCTCCGGTTCGACTCCTCGCCGGCACCGCTGAGCTGGCTGGTGGCGGGGCTCGCCGCCGCCGGCTGCGCGCTGGCGATCATCGGCCCCTCGGTACGCCGCAGCGGAACGTACGTCGCCGAGCTGGCCAGCCGCTCCCGGCCCAGCCGCCGCGCGGTCGCCCAGCGGGCCGGTGTCGACCTGGCCCTGATCGCCCTCGCGGTGCTCGGCTGGCTGCAACTGCGGCAGTACTCCTCACCGCTGGCCGGTTCCCGCAGCGGGAACCAGCTGGGCATCGACCCGCTGCTCGCCGCCACCCCGACGCTCGGCGTACTGGCCGGTGCGGTGCTCGCACTGCGGGTGCTGCCGCCACTGACCCGGCTGGCCGAGCGGTACGTCGAACGCAAGCCGTGGACCGCCACCATGTTCGGCACCTGGCAGGCCGGTCGGCGACCGCACGCCGGCCCGGTCCTGCTGCTCGCCCTCGCCGTCGCGGTCAGCACCCTGGCCTGGTGCCTGGCCAGCACCTCCGAGCGGTCGCTGGTCGACCAGGCCACCCACGGGGTCGGCAGTGACCTGCGGCTGGTGGAGATGGAGGGCTTCCCGCCCGCCGGACGCACGGAGGCGCTCGCCGGCCTGCCCGGCGTACGCGAGGTGCTGCCGGCGTGGCGGGAGAGCCTGCGGCTCGGCCCGGCCGCCGAACCGGCGTCGCTGGTCGCCATCGACACCGCCGCCGGGGCGGACGTGGTCCGGATCCGGGACGACCTGGTCGGCGGCGGCTCGGGCGCGGAGCTGCTCCGGCAGGTCGCCGCGCAGCGGGTGGAGGCGCCGTACACCGAACTGCCGGCCGGTGCCCGGAAGCTCTCCGGCGTGGTCCGTACGACCGTCGGGCAGTCCCCGTACTCGGACGAGATCCGGACCGCCGCCGTCCTTGTCGAGCCGACCGGTGACTATCGCCGGGTGCCGCTGGGTGCCAGCCGCAACGGTGCGCCGCTGCGGTTCTCCGTCGACCTGCCGGTCGGCACCTCGCCGGCCCGGCTGGCCGGGTTCGTCACCGACGCGATCGGCCAGAGCGGCATGCGGCTCGACTGGACGCTCACCGAGCTCACCGCCGGTCCGGGTGGCACCGCCGGCACCCCGGTCGATCTGACCGTCGGCGGCGGCTGGCGGACCATGGACCAACTCGACCGGGAGGGTACGGCGTCCGCCAACGTCGGCACCATGGCCACCCGGTACGACGTCGAGAACAACAACTCCCGCTGGGGCAGTTCGACGGTACGGATGGCGCTGGTCCGTACCGCCGGCACCGGCCCGATCCCGGTGCTGGCCACCCCGCCCGCGCTGGCCGCGCTGCGCCTCGACGTCGGCGGCGTGACCGGCCTCCCGCTCGGGCTGGCGGACGCCCAGATCAAGATCGTCGGTACGGTCGACTCGATC is a window of Micromonospora sp. NBC_01699 DNA encoding:
- a CDS encoding FtsX-like permease family protein, producing the protein MRLVLRRARAVKGLLLAATGATLIAAALLTGLAGYSRQVVDTGTANAIDSADPQERSMLVRGSTGGSPDALRDRDAALREKVSGGVAGLPAPVSAAGYAAGRQLSGPVGEAVPDDDGIVFGSVVFLDGLPEQAELSAGRWPQPGGSPVQTALAEPVAEILGVTVGDRIPVTDRVTGRVSDLTVAGIWHPRDPQAPYWRLTPEVTDGHVPQSSTYGPLVVDRADFVAHFATNASAAWLVEPQLVGATVDQLSRLAETVDRLTTELPQAAGLGTSGLMTTSLDRLAERLERANLVGRSALVTPMLLVIVLGGYALVLVAVLLVEQRRGENSLLRARGAARNQLAGLAVREATLMVLPAALLAPLLATEGLRLADRVPMLAAVGLRFDSSPAPLSWLVAGLAAAGCALAIIGPSVRRSGTYVAELASRSRPSRRAVAQRAGVDLALIALAVLGWLQLRQYSSPLAGSRSGNQLGIDPLLAATPTLGVLAGAVLALRVLPPLTRLAERYVERKPWTATMFGTWQAGRRPHAGPVLLLALAVAVSTLAWCLASTSERSLVDQATHGVGSDLRLVEMEGFPPAGRTEALAGLPGVREVLPAWRESLRLGPAAEPASLVAIDTAAGADVVRIRDDLVGGGSGAELLRQVAAQRVEAPYTELPAGARKLSGVVRTTVGQSPYSDEIRTAAVLVEPTGDYRRVPLGASRNGAPLRFSVDLPVGTSPARLAGFVTDAIGQSGMRLDWTLTELTAGPGGTAGTPVDLTVGGGWRTMDQLDREGTASANVGTMATRYDVENNNSRWGSSTVRMALVRTAGTGPIPVLATPPALAALRLDVGGVTGLPLGLADAQIKIVGTVDSIPGDTEPAALLTDLPSLSARFFHDHGILRTNEEWWVGTDPAQPTATARAAAQLGGLRVLDRQAIADQVDPYGVGARGALFAAALGALLLAAVGIAVDVSATARRRVNELAVLHTLGAGHRLLARSLIAEQAFLSGIGVLVGLGVGVGVAATMAPLVILTPSADRPSPPPLLAVDWPPVLATTAGLLALALLLSGLVATTLRQRLVAAQLRIGDDR